In the Streptomyces sp. NBC_00525 genome, one interval contains:
- a CDS encoding MinD/ParA family protein, which produces MPNADHNWQHDILRALRGPAVPADTPGPAAPAPSPRPAPAAAPAATERPRPAVPEQPRTPAPAASTRPARTTAPDSLPALDTAMAAVARRPTRGEPAVVRGARALRRIVSGSASREVAVLTRTAEVLQRPVTTGRQIAVTSIRGGAGKTTVTALLGTTYAHYRQDPVLLVEADPALGSLPLRLGAASLRWTTADLADIVAPQMSLLDITGYLVQLPDNAWLLPGSQGRIGAMVDTATYERVMVALRRYFGVTVVDCETLPAEVARAALSAAQARVLAAPATLDGVAGTYAVLEWLRSLPPHVIEGTVVALSVMSPRPGIDVEAAAERLATTGARVHVLPHDRHLAAGGRLRTDLLSRPARLAAARLAAEVFELSRKRR; this is translated from the coding sequence ATGCCGAACGCGGACCACAACTGGCAGCACGACATCCTGCGCGCCCTGCGGGGCCCGGCGGTCCCCGCCGACACCCCGGGCCCGGCGGCCCCCGCGCCGTCGCCGCGTCCGGCTCCGGCCGCCGCCCCGGCCGCAACCGAGCGGCCCCGGCCCGCCGTGCCGGAGCAGCCCCGTACCCCGGCCCCCGCCGCGTCCACGCGGCCGGCGCGGACCACCGCCCCCGACTCGCTGCCCGCCCTCGACACCGCCATGGCCGCCGTCGCGCGGCGCCCCACGCGCGGTGAGCCCGCCGTCGTGCGGGGGGCACGCGCCCTGCGCCGGATCGTCTCCGGGTCCGCGTCCCGCGAGGTCGCCGTCCTCACCCGTACCGCCGAAGTGCTCCAGCGGCCGGTCACGACGGGGCGGCAGATCGCGGTCACGTCCATCCGGGGCGGCGCCGGCAAGACCACGGTGACCGCCCTGCTGGGCACCACGTACGCGCACTACCGCCAGGACCCGGTCCTGCTCGTGGAGGCCGACCCGGCCCTCGGCTCGCTGCCGCTGCGGCTGGGCGCGGCCTCGCTGCGGTGGACCACCGCCGACCTGGCGGACATCGTGGCACCGCAGATGTCGCTCCTCGACATCACCGGCTACCTCGTCCAGCTCCCGGACAACGCCTGGCTGCTGCCCGGCAGCCAGGGCCGGATCGGGGCGATGGTCGACACCGCCACGTACGAGCGGGTCATGGTCGCCCTGCGCCGCTACTTCGGCGTGACCGTGGTGGACTGCGAGACGCTGCCCGCCGAGGTCGCCCGCGCCGCGCTGTCCGCCGCGCAGGCCCGCGTACTGGCGGCGCCCGCCACCCTGGACGGGGTGGCCGGCACCTACGCCGTGCTCGAATGGCTGCGGTCCCTGCCGCCGCACGTCATCGAGGGGACCGTCGTCGCGCTCTCCGTCATGAGCCCGCGCCCCGGCATCGACGTCGAAGCGGCTGCCGAACGCCTCGCGACGACCGGCGCGCGCGTCCACGTCCTGCCCCACGACCGGCACCTCGCGGCCGGCGGCCGGCTGCGCACCGACCTCCTGTCCCGGCCCGCCCGGCTGGCCGCCGCCCGCCTCGCCGCCGAGGTCTTCGAACTGTCCCGGAAGCGCCGGTGA